The Saccharopolyspora gregorii genomic interval GCCGAGCAGACCCGCGCCGAGCTGCTGGCCGCCGCCCGCGCCCGGTTCGCCGCCGACGGCTACGAGCGCACCACGCTGCGGGCGGTGGCCGCCGACGTCGGCATCGACCCGGCGCTGGTCATCCGGTACTTCGGCGGCAAGCAGGAGCTGTTCGCGGCCGCCGCCGACTTCACCCTCGACCTGCCCGACCTCACCGGCCTCGCCCCCGACGAGCTGGCCGGAGCGCTGCTGCCCCGGTTCTTCGCCGCGTGGGAGCGGGACGGCACCTTCCTCGCGCTGCTGCGCGCCGCCACGACCAGCCCCACCGCCGCGGAGAAGATGCGCGAGGTCTTCACCGCGCAGGTGGCCCCGCGGCTGACCGCCATCGCCCCGGACCACCCGCGGCAGCGCGCCGGGCTGCTCGGCGCCTTCGTCATCGGGCTCGCCACCAGCCGCTACGTGCTGGCCGACCCGGGCGTCGCCGAGATGGGCCACGAGGAGCTCACCGCCTGGGCCGCGCCGATCGTGCGCCACGTCCTCACCGGCCCCGCGCCGGTCGGCTGATCGAGCGGGTACCCGCGGTCAGCGGCGGAAGGGCTGCACGTCCCACCAGGTGAAGCAGCGCCAGGCCCATTCGAGGGGTCCCTGCCGGAACCGCGCGAGCCAGAACCGGCTCCACAGCAGCTGGAGCAGCAGGATGCCGGTCGCCAGCAGCGCCATCGCCCCGTACGCGCTGGACCCGTGCAGCCCGGCCAGGTGCCCCAGCGGGATCAGCAGCAGGGTCGCGGTCACGTAGTTCGTCAGCGCCATCCGCCCGAGCGGCTCCAGCACCGCCCCCAGCACCCCGCGCAGCGGCGTGCGCAGCAGCAGGAGCAGCCCGGTCGCGTACGCGGTGGCCAGGCAGATCCCGGCCACGCCGGAGGGGGTGGCGAACCCGGCCATCAGCGGATCCCGCTCCTGCACCGGCAGCGCCACCGCCGCGCCGAGCACCGCGAGCGCGAACACGGCGCCGATCCACCCGCCGAGCCGCGGCAGCGCCTCCGGGACCCCGAGCTGGGCGAGGGCGAAACCGAGCACCAGCAGCCCCGGGATCAGCGGCAGGCCCCCGCCGAACAGCACCAGCGCGGTGCTCACCCCGCCCAGGCCGAGCACCAGGTTCACCCACCGGTTCGCCCAGCTCAGCGGCAGCAGGAACACCAGCCCGAACAGCGCGTACGGCGTCAGCGCCTCCCCCGGGTGCAGCAGGGAGTGCAGCAGGCCGACCCCGAACAGCGCCAGCAGCCTGCGGACCAGCAGCACCCGCGGCCGCGGGTGCCGGGAGCCCGCGCTGCGCAGGAACAGCCCGAAGCCGACGCCGAACAGCAGCGAGAAGATCGGGAAGAACCGCTCCTGCACGAACAGGTCGAGGACGTGCCGCCCGGGCAGCACCTGCTGGTCGACGATGCCGCTCATCTCCATGATCGGCGGGATGTTCACGAAGAGGATCCCGCACAGCGCCAGGCCGCGCACCGCGTCGATCTCGCCGATCCGCCGGCGCGGCGCGGTGCTGGCAGGTGGGGCGGTGCGGGTGGGAGAGGACATCGTGGTTCGCCTTCGAGGTGCGCAGCGGGTGCCGGGAGACCCCGGCTCACCATCGATCGTCACCCGGGCGTCCGGTCGGGCGGATCGGCCATCCGGCCGGGCGGTCCGGCTGTTCGGCCGGAACCGCCCGGCCCGGGAGCCGTCATTCCGATGTGGACTTCGGCGGCCTGCCGCGCTTGGCGGGCCCGCCCGCGTCGGAGGGCAGCCGGCCCGCGTCGGCGAGGGCGCGCCGGAGCAGGAACTCGATCTGCGCGTTGGTGCTGCGCAGCTCGTCCTGCGCCCAGCGGGCGAGCGCGTCGTGGATCGCCGGGTCCAGCCGGAGCAGGAAACCCTTGCGTGCGGCCATGTTCCCGCCTTCACCTCTCTCGGCCGTCCGAGGATTCGGGCCGCACCGGCGGCCCCGCGCCCGATCAGTGGTAGAGCGAACCCGTGTTGACGACGGGCTGGGTGTCGCCGCAGAGCACGACCAGCAGGTTGCTGACCATGGCCGCCTTGCGCTCCTCGTCGAGCTCGACGACCTCGCGTTCGGACAGCCGCTGCAAGGCGAGGTCGACCATGCCGACGGCGCCTTCGACGATGCGCTGCCGGGCGGCGACGACGGCTCCGGCCTGCTGCCGCTGCAACATGGCTTGGGCGATCTCGGGGGCGTAGGCGAGGTGCGTGAGCCGGGACTCGACCACGTCGACCCCGGCGGCCCGCACCCGGGCCGCGATCTCGGCGGAGAGCTTGCCGGTGATCTCGTCGGCGTTGTCCCGCAGCGAGAAGGGCTGCTCCCCGTCGCCGTCGTAGGGGTAGCTGGTGGCGATGTGGCGCACGGCGGTCTCGGTCTGGGTCTCGACGAACTCGACGAAGCTGTCGACCGCGAAGGTGGCCTGCGCGGTGTCGGCGACCTGCCACACCACGACGGAGGCGATCTCGATCGGGTTGCCGTCGGAGTCGTTGACCTTCATGACGGCGGTCTCGTGGTTGCGGATCCGGGTGGAGACCTTCGTCTTGCTGCTGAACGGGTTCACCCAGTGCAGCCCGGCCGGGCGCACGGTGCCGGTGTAGCGGCCGAGGAACTGCAGCACCCGCGCCTCACCGGGCGCGACGGCGACGAGCCCGCCGGAGAGCACCAGCCCGACGACGCCGAGCACCACCCCAGTGGCGATCAGGGCGGCGGCTTCGTCCGCGAGCCCGGGGACCAGCACCCCGGCACCGCCGAGCACCAGCACGAGCGAGAGCACGGCCATCAGCACGCCGGGCAGCCGGAACGCCTGCTGTTCGACGACCGGGGATTCGGGCATCCGCACCGGCCTGGTCTCCGCCTCGCGGTCTTCGAGTTGAACGGTCATGAGTCCCCCTGACGTCGGTGATCGTTCTCCTGGCAACACAGTAGCACAGTGATATCACTTTTCATCGGCACGAGCCCCCGCCCGATCCGATCCACAATGGACGATCACCGGAATCCCCCACCCCCGCGGGGATGTCCG includes:
- a CDS encoding TetR/AcrR family transcriptional regulator — encoded protein: MAAPRSRNAEQTRAELLAAARARFAADGYERTTLRAVAADVGIDPALVIRYFGGKQELFAAAADFTLDLPDLTGLAPDELAGALLPRFFAAWERDGTFLALLRAATTSPTAAEKMREVFTAQVAPRLTAIAPDHPRQRAGLLGAFVIGLATSRYVLADPGVAEMGHEELTAWAAPIVRHVLTGPAPVG
- a CDS encoding DUF418 domain-containing protein, encoding MSSPTRTAPPASTAPRRRIGEIDAVRGLALCGILFVNIPPIMEMSGIVDQQVLPGRHVLDLFVQERFFPIFSLLFGVGFGLFLRSAGSRHPRPRVLLVRRLLALFGVGLLHSLLHPGEALTPYALFGLVFLLPLSWANRWVNLVLGLGGVSTALVLFGGGLPLIPGLLVLGFALAQLGVPEALPRLGGWIGAVFALAVLGAAVALPVQERDPLMAGFATPSGVAGICLATAYATGLLLLLRTPLRGVLGAVLEPLGRMALTNYVTATLLLIPLGHLAGLHGSSAYGAMALLATGILLLQLLWSRFWLARFRQGPLEWAWRCFTWWDVQPFRR
- a CDS encoding SPFH domain-containing protein; the encoded protein is MTVQLEDREAETRPVRMPESPVVEQQAFRLPGVLMAVLSLVLVLGGAGVLVPGLADEAAALIATGVVLGVVGLVLSGGLVAVAPGEARVLQFLGRYTGTVRPAGLHWVNPFSSKTKVSTRIRNHETAVMKVNDSDGNPIEIASVVVWQVADTAQATFAVDSFVEFVETQTETAVRHIATSYPYDGDGEQPFSLRDNADEITGKLSAEIAARVRAAGVDVVESRLTHLAYAPEIAQAMLQRQQAGAVVAARQRIVEGAVGMVDLALQRLSEREVVELDEERKAAMVSNLLVVLCGDTQPVVNTGSLYH